In Symphalangus syndactylus isolate Jambi chromosome 6, NHGRI_mSymSyn1-v2.1_pri, whole genome shotgun sequence, a genomic segment contains:
- the PDE2A gene encoding cGMP-dependent 3',5'-cyclic phosphodiesterase isoform X2, with product MGQACGHSILCRSQQYPAARPAEPRGQQVFLKPDEPPPPPPQPCADSLQDALLSLGSVIDISGLQRAVKEALSAVLPRVETVYTYLLDGESRLVCEDPLHELPQEGKVREAIISRKRLGCNGLGFSDLPGKPLARLVAPLAPDTQVLVMPLADKEAGAVAAVILVHCGQLSDNEEWSLQAVEKHTLVALRRVQALQQRGPREAPRAVQNPPEGAAEDQKGGAAYTDRDRKILQLCGELYDLDASSLQLKVLQYLQQETRASRCCLLLVSEDNLQLSCKVIGDKVLREEVSFPLTGCLGQVVEDKKSIQLKDLTSEDVQQLQSMLGCALQAMLCVPVISRATDQVVALACAFNKLEGDLFTDQDEHVIQHCFHYTSTVLTSTLAFQKEQKLKCECQALLQVAKNLFTHLDDVSVLLQEIITEARNLSNAEICSVFLLDQNELVAKVFDGGVVDDESYEIRIPADQGIAGHVATTGQILNIPDAYAHPLFYRGVDDSTGFRTRNILCFPIKNENQEVIGVAELVNKINGPWFSKFDEDLATAFSIYCGISIAHSLLYKKVNEAQYRSHLANEMMMYHMKVSDDEYTKLLHDGIQPVAAIDSNFASFTYTPRSLPEDDTSMAILSMLQDMNFINNYKIDCPTLARFCLMVKKGYRDPPYHNWMHAFSVSHFCYLLYKNLELTNYLEDIEIFALFISCMCHDLDHRGTNNSFQVASKSVLAALYSSEGSVMERHHFAQAIAILNTHGCNIFDHFSRKDYQRMLDLMRDIILATDLAHHLRIFKDLQKMAEVGYDRNNKQHHRLLLCLLMTSCDLSDQTKGWKTTRKIAELIYKEFFSQGDLEKAMGNRPMEMMDREKAYIPELQISFMEHIAMPIYKLLQDLFPKAAELYERVASNREHWTKVSHKFTIRGLPSNNSLDFLDEEYEVPDLDGTGAPINGCCSLDAE from the exons GAAACTGTCTACACCTACCTGCTGGATGGGGAGTCCCGGCTGGTGTGTGAGGATCCGCTACATGAGCTGCCCCAGGAGGGGAAAGTCCG GGAGGCTATCATCTCCCGGAAGCGGCTGGGCTGCAATGGGCTGGGCTTCTCAGACCTGCCAGGGAAgcccttggccaggctggtggctcCACTGGCTCCTGATACCCAAG TGCTGGTCATGCCGCTAGCGGACAAGGAGGCCGGGGCCGTGGCAGCTGTCATCTTG GTGCACTGTGGCCAGCTGAGTGACAATGAGGAATGGAGCCTGCAGGCAGTGGAGAAGCAT ACCCTGGTGGCCCTGCGGAGGGTGCAGGCCCTGCAGCAGCGCGGGCCCAGGGAGGCTCCCCGAGCGGTCCAGAACCCCCCGGAGGGGGCGGCGGAAGACCAGAAGGGCGGGGCGGCGTACACCGACCGCGACCGCAAGATCCTGCAACTGTGCG GGGAACTCTACGACCTGGATGCCTCTTCCCTGCAGCTCAAAGTGCTCCAATAC CTGCAGCAGGAGACCCGGGCATCCCGCTGCTGCCTCCTGCTGGTGTCGGAGGACAATCTCCAGCTTTCTTGCAAG GTCATCGGAGACAAAGTGCTCAGGGAAGAGGTCAGCTTTCCC TTGACAGGATGCCTGGGCCAGGTGGTGGAAGACAAGAAGTCCATCCAGCTGAAGGACCTCACCTCT GAAGATGTGCAACAGCTGCAGAGCATGTTGGGCTGTGCGTTGCAGGCCATGCTCTGTGTCCCTGTCATCAGCCGGGCCACTGACCAGGTGGTGGCCTTGGCCTGCGCCTTCAACAAGCTGGAAGGAGACTT GTTCACCGACCAGGACGAGCATGTGATCCAGCACTGCTTCCACTACACCAGCACCGTGCTCACCAGCACCCTGGCCTTCCAGAAGGAACAGAAACTCAAGTGTGAGTGCCAG GCTCTTCTCCAAGTGGCAAAGAATCTCTTCACCCACCTGG ATGACGTCTCTGTCCTGCTCCAGGAGATCATCACGGAGGCCAGAAACCTCAGCAATGCAGAGAT CTGCTCTGTGTTCCTGCTGGATCAGAATGAGCTGGTGGCCAAGGTGTTCGACGGGGGCGTGGTGGATGATGAG AGCTATGAGATCCGCATCCCGGCCGATCAGGGCATCGCGGGACACGTGGCGACCACGGGCCAGATCCTGAACATCCCTGACGCATATGCCCATCCGCTTTTCTACCGCGGCGTGGACGACAGCACCGGCTTCCGCACGCGCAACATCCTCTGCTTCCCCATCAAGAACGAGAACCAGG agGTCATCGGTGTGGCCGAGCTGGTGAACAAGATCAATGGGCCGTGGTTCAGCAAGTTCGACGAGGACCTGGCGACGGCCTTCTCCATCTACTGCGGCATCAGCATCGCCCAT TCTCTCCTATACAAAAAAGTGAATGAGGCTCAGTATCGTAGCCACCTGGCCAACGAGATGATGATGTACCACATGAAG GTCTCCGACGATGAGTATACCAAACTCCTCCATGATGGGATCCAGCCTGTGGCTGCCATTGACTCCAATTTTGCAAGTTTCACCTATACCCCTCGTTCCCTGCCCGAGGATGACACATCCATG GCCATCCTGAGCATGCTGCAGGACATGAATTTCATCAACAACTACAAAATTGACTGCCCGACCCTGGCCCG gTTCTGTTTGATGGTGAAGAAGGGCTACCGGGATCCCCCCTACCACAACTGGATGCACGCCTTTTCTGTCTCCCACTTCTGCTACCTGCTCTACAAGAACCTGGAGCTCACCAACTACCTCGA GGACATCGAGATCTTTGCCTTGTTTATTTCCTGCATGTGTCATGACCTGGACCACAGAGGCACAAACAACTCTTTCCAGGTGGCCTCG AAATCTGTGCTGGCTGCACTCTACAGCTCTGAGGGCTCCGTCATGGAG AGGCACCACTTTGCTCAGGCCATCGCCATCCTCAACACCCATGGCTGCAACATCTTTGATCATTTCTCCCGGAAG GACTATCAGCGCATGCTGGATCTGATGCGGGACATCATCTTGGCCACAGACCTGGCCCACCATCTCCGCATCTTCAAGGACCTCCAGAAGATGGCTGAGG TGGGCTACGACCGAAACAACAAGCAGCACCACAgactcctcctctgcctcctcatgACCTCCTGTGACCTCTCTGACCAGACCAAGGGCTGGAAGACCACGAGAAAGATCGCG GAGCTGATCTACAAAGAATTCTTCTCCCAGGGAGACCTG GAGAAGGCCATGGGCAACAGGCCGATGGAGATGATGGACCGGGAGAAGGCCTATATCCCTGAGCTGCAAATCAGCTTCATGGAGCACATTGCAATGCCCATCTACAA GCTTTTGCAGGACCTGTTCCCCAAAGCAGCAGAGCTGTACGAGCGCGTGGCCTCCAACCGTGAGCACTGGACCAAGGTGTCCCACAAGTTCACCATCCGCGGCCTCCCAAGTAACAACTCGCTGGACTTCCTGGATGAGGAGTATGAGGTGCCTGATCTGGATGGCACTGGGGCCCCCATCAATGGCTGCTGCAGCCTTGATGCTGAGTGA